The Pseudomonas multiresinivorans DNA window AAGTGCACCCGGAAAACTACATGGTCGGCGGCCCTCGCCTTGCCTGGCTGGAGCGGATCGCCGAACGGCATCCGCTGTCGCTGCACGGGGTTTCGCTGTCCCTGGCAGCGGACGCATCCCCCGACGAGGCTCATCTGCTGCGGCTGCGCGCGCTGGTCGAGCGCGTGCAGCCCGTGCTGATTTCCGAGCACCTGGCCTGGTCCACCTGGCGCGGCCGGTACCTGCCGGACCTGCTGCCCTTCCCGCGCAGCCAAGCGGCCCTGGCCCGTATCGTCGACAACATCGAACGTACCCAGCATGCCCTGGGCCGGCGCATCGCCATCGAGAATCCCAGCCACTACCTCCGCCTCGACGGCCACGACTGGGACGAGATCGAATTCCTGACCGAACTGGCACTGCGTACCGGCTGCGGCCTGCTGCTGGACATCAACAACGTGCATGTCAGCGCACACAATCTCGGCTTCGATGCCAAGCGCTATCTCGACCGATTCCCCGCCGCGGCCATCCTGGAAATCCACCTGGCCGGGCACAGCCAGGACGAAAACAGCGAGCTGCTGATCGACTCCCACGACGCGCCCATCGCCGAACCGGTCTGGGAGCTCTACCAGCACCTGATCCGGCGCATCGGCCCGCGCCCGACGCTGATCGAGCGCGACGACCAGATCCCCGCCTTCAGCGAACTGCTGGCCGAGCGTGAAATCGCCCAGGCCATTCTCAACCGGGCGGAGGTGGCAGCATGAAAACGACACTCGGCACCTTCCAGGAGGCTTTCGTCGAAGCGCTGTACCAGCGCTCTGCCCCCGGACTGCAAGGTTTGACCGAGCAGGCCGGCTTCAGCGTCTACCGCAACACCGTGCTCAAGGGCTGCACCGACGCCTTGTGCGACAACTTCCCCAGTGTCGAACGCCTGGTCGGCACCGACTGGCTGCGCGGCGCGGCAGCCATCCACGCACAGCAGACACCGCCGAACGACGCGCGCCTGGTGCTCTACGGCGAAGACTTCGCCGACTTCCTCGACGCCTTCGAACCCGCGCGCGAGTTGCCCTACCTGGCCGACGTGGCGCGCCTCGATCGCTTGTGGCTGGAGGCCTATACCGCGCCCCAGGAACCTGCGCTGCAGTGGTCCGACCTGGCGGGCATGACCGCTTCCGACCTTGCCCCCTGTCACCTGCAACCCCGCGCCAGCGCACGCTGGCGCTGGTTCGACCAACAGCCGATCTACAGCATCTGGCGCTACAACCGCGAGGCTCTGCCATTGCCCGAAGACCTGCCCTGGCACGCTGAAGGCGCGCTGCTGGTCGGCCATGCCGATGGCGTCGCCTGGCAGGCACTGGACGTGGGCGGCTGCGCCTTCCTCGATGCCTGCGCCAGCGGTCATGACCTCGATCAGGCATCGACCCTGGCGCTCAGGGCGCAAGCCGACCTCGACTTCACGGTGCTGCTGGGCAGCCTGCTCGGCGCCGCCGTGTTCCAACCGCTGAAACTCACCTGAGGAAGCCGCCATGGACATCTCCCGCAGCCACTATCCAAGCGGCGCCGTTCACCAGCTCTGGAACACCATCGCCAGCCGCCTGCAGTCCCTGCTCGGCGATTCACTGCTGTGCCTGGTGGCGCGCCTGGGGATTGCCTCGATCTTCTTCCTGTCCGGGCGCACCAAGGTCGAGGGCATCCTGACCATCACGCCGAGCACCTACGAACTGTTCCAGACCGAATACGTGCTGCCGCTGGTGCCACCCTATATAGCCGCGCACCTGGCAACCTACGCAGAACACTTCTTCCCGGTCCTGCTGGTGCTGGGCCTGTTCACCCGCCTCTCCGCCCTCGCCCTGCTGGGCATGACCACCGTGATCGAAGTGTTCGTCTACCCCGATGCCTGGCCGACGCACCTTTCCTGGGCCGGTCTGCTCCTGCTGCTGATTGGGCGCGGCGCAGGCGCCTGGTCACTGGACCGGGCACTGAAGATCGGCTGATGGCATGGCGGCTCTCGTCGTCGGTCATCCTGCCTTTTCCAGTTCAGCGGCTAGCGACCATACTCGGTCTTTCTGGGACGAAACCTCTACCCGCCGATGTCCGACTCTGACCTTCAAGTTGAACCCGATGCGCAAAGCGTTTCCACCGCGAGCAAGCGCACGCGGCGACTGCTTCGCTCGCGCTGGCTGAAATGGCGGCAGCACCTCGCGTTCTGGGTCGGCGCCCTGCTGGTGGGGCTGGTGGCCCTGGCTTTTGCCTGGCTGGCGGATCGCTCCTTCGGCTTGTTCCAGCGGATGCTGCAGGTATCGCCGTGGTTGCCGCTGCTGGCGACGCCGCTGGGTTTTGCGCTGCTGGCCTGGATCACCCAGCGCTGGTTCGTGAACTCGAAAGGCAGTGGCATCCCGCAGGTGATTGCCGCGCTGGAATCGCCATCGCGGCGATTCCGTGCACAGGTGCTCGCCCTGCCGGTGGCGTTGGTGAGGATGCTATTCACCCTCGGCGCCCTGCTGGTCGGTGGCTCGGTGGGGCGTGAGGGGCCGACCGTCCACGTGGGTGCCGCGGTGATCTACGCCTTCGGCACGCGCCTGGGCCTCCACGGCCGACGCACCGTGGCAGGGCTGATCCTGGCGGGCGGCGCCGCCGGCATCGCGGCAGCTTTCAACACGCCCCTTGCCGGGGTGGTTTTCGCCATCGAGGAATTGAGCCGCACCTACGAGCAGCGCTTCAGCGGGCTGGTGCTGACCGCCGTACTGATCGGCGGCGTGGTCACCCTGGGCCTGATGGGACACTACTCCTACTTTGGCGACATCAGCGGCGGGTTGCCCACGGGCTGGGGCTGGAGTGAAGTGCCCGCCTGCGCGCTGCTGGGCGGCGTGCTCGGCGGGCTCTACGTGAAGCTGGTACTGCCGGCGCAGCACGGCTGGATCGGCCGGATGTACGCCGTGCGGGAGCGCTTCCCGGTGCGCTTCGCTGCTGTCTGCGGGCTTGCGCTGGCCCTACTCGGCGTGATTTCCGGCAACCACGTGTTCGGCACCGGCTACGAGGAAACCCGCGCCCTGCTCGACGGCAACCCGGTGACCGACGCCAGCTTCCTGCTCTGGAAGTTCCTCGCCAACGTGGTGTCGTACCTGGCCGGAATCCCTGGCGGCCTGTTTTCGCCGTCATTGAGCGTCGGCGCGGGATTCGCGCCCTTGCTCTCCCTGCTGCCAGGCGTCAACCCGCAGACCTGCGCGCTACTCGGCATGGGCGCCTATCTGGCGGGCGTCACTCGCTCGCCATTGACCGCCTCGGTGATCGTACTGG harbors:
- a CDS encoding DUF692 domain-containing protein — translated: MNVSTQPGAGLGLKAEHYTQALDCCARGLWFEVHPENYMVGGPRLAWLERIAERHPLSLHGVSLSLAADASPDEAHLLRLRALVERVQPVLISEHLAWSTWRGRYLPDLLPFPRSQAALARIVDNIERTQHALGRRIAIENPSHYLRLDGHDWDEIEFLTELALRTGCGLLLDINNVHVSAHNLGFDAKRYLDRFPAAAILEIHLAGHSQDENSELLIDSHDAPIAEPVWELYQHLIRRIGPRPTLIERDDQIPAFSELLAEREIAQAILNRAEVAA
- a CDS encoding DNA-binding domain-containing protein, with amino-acid sequence MKTTLGTFQEAFVEALYQRSAPGLQGLTEQAGFSVYRNTVLKGCTDALCDNFPSVERLVGTDWLRGAAAIHAQQTPPNDARLVLYGEDFADFLDAFEPARELPYLADVARLDRLWLEAYTAPQEPALQWSDLAGMTASDLAPCHLQPRASARWRWFDQQPIYSIWRYNREALPLPEDLPWHAEGALLVGHADGVAWQALDVGGCAFLDACASGHDLDQASTLALRAQADLDFTVLLGSLLGAAVFQPLKLT
- a CDS encoding DoxX family protein, coding for MDISRSHYPSGAVHQLWNTIASRLQSLLGDSLLCLVARLGIASIFFLSGRTKVEGILTITPSTYELFQTEYVLPLVPPYIAAHLATYAEHFFPVLLVLGLFTRLSALALLGMTTVIEVFVYPDAWPTHLSWAGLLLLLIGRGAGAWSLDRALKIG
- a CDS encoding chloride channel protein; this encodes MLVGLVALAFAWLADRSFGLFQRMLQVSPWLPLLATPLGFALLAWITQRWFVNSKGSGIPQVIAALESPSRRFRAQVLALPVALVRMLFTLGALLVGGSVGREGPTVHVGAAVIYAFGTRLGLHGRRTVAGLILAGGAAGIAAAFNTPLAGVVFAIEELSRTYEQRFSGLVLTAVLIGGVVTLGLMGHYSYFGDISGGLPTGWGWSEVPACALLGGVLGGLYVKLVLPAQHGWIGRMYAVRERFPVRFAAVCGLALALLGVISGNHVFGTGYEETRALLDGNPVTDASFLLWKFLANVVSYLAGIPGGLFSPSLSVGAGFAPLLSLLPGVNPQTCALLGMGAYLAGVTRSPLTASVIVLELSHSPDLAIPMLAATLLAAAISGWIAPVSLYHALARQILDKVAPNKP